The Candidatus Campbellbacteria bacterium genomic sequence ATGAAAGGACGTCGCATGGGTGGTCGCATGGGTGGTGATCGCATTACGGTGAAAAACCTCAAGGTGTTACTCGTCGACGTTGCAAACGGACAGATTTTTATTTCAGGTGCGGTTCCAGGACGTCGTGGCACTGTTGTTGAAGTGATAGCTCAATAATTTGTATATGGAAAAGAAACCAGCACAAAAGAAAACACTCAAAGAAAAGAAGGTAGTTCCTGCTAAAGATTTGAAAGCACCTATTTTTGATATTAAAGGAAAAGAAGTTGATTCAATTGCACTTCCTACAGAGATTTTTGGTGTGAAATGGAATGCAGACCTCGTGCACCAAGTAGTGCTCGGTATGCAGAACAATGCACGTGCAGGACGTGCAGGTGCACACACAAAAAATCGAGGAGAAGTTCGCGGTGGAGGACGTAAGCCATGGCGACAAAAGGGAACGGGACGTGCACGTCACGGGTCAGTTCGCTCTCCATTGTGGAAGGGAGGAGGTGTTACACACGGTCCGCGTTCTGACAAAGACTACAGTGTGACTATTCCTAAAAAGATGCGAGCATCAGCACTATTCAGTGTTCTTTCACGAAAGTTGAAAGACAAAGAAATTCTTTTTGTTGATGCAATTGCTTTTACTGCTCCAAAGACAGCTGATGCAAAAAATATTCTCGGTACATTCTCAAAGATTGCAGGTTTTGAAAAGATGGTTGGTAAAAAGCAAAATGCAGCACTCATTCTTACCACAACGGCGGATGAAGCGGTAAAGAAAAGTTTCCGAAACCTCGGCAATGTTGCCGTTGAAGAGGTTCGTAACCTCAATGCGCTTGATGCGATGACCTATACCTACCTTGTGGTGGTTAATCCAACGGGTGCAATTGCAACAATCACAGCAAAGCGTGGCTAATTAACGTAATTTGTATGTTATTCCGAAAAAAAGACAACTCAAGTGGTGCAAAAGCGAAGACGGCGATGTTTGCTCGCAAGGCTATTTCTGATACAACACACATGAAAGAAGAGGCTCACGATGATGCGCCAAAAAAGGTTGTTGCTGTAGAAAAGAAGCAGTCTGATAAGAAAATTAAACAAACTATTGCGTCAGGGAAGGTGGGTGCAGGTATTTTGACACGCCCTCGTATCACTGAAAAAGCAACAAGCGTATCTCAAAACAATGTATACGTATTTGACGTTGCGCCACATGCCAATAAAAAACTTATTGCAGCCGCAGTAAAAGATGTGTACGGTATTACTCCAACACATGTTCGTGTGACAAAAATTGCAACAAAGGTAAAAATGACACGACGTGGAAAGGCAACAACTGTTGGAGGTGGTAAGAAAGCATACGTGTTTCTCAAGAAGGGAGACACTATTGAGATCGTTTAAACAAAGCACAAAATTCAAAGCACAAAGCTCAAAAAATGAAACAATATCAAATTTCAAATATCAAATAACTAAACCAAAACTAATCACCAACTTCCAACTTCTAACTCCCAACCCCCATTACTATGAAACACTATAAACCAACAAGTGCAGGACGTCGTGGAATGACCGGTATCGATTACCGAAAGGTTTTGACTGCTGGAAAACCACACAAGGCGCTCACCAAAGGATTCCGACGCAGTTTCGGACACAATGCGTTTGGGCGACGTACGACAATCAGTATTGGTGGTGGTCATAAGCGAGCATTCCGCGATGTTGATTTTAGATACAACAAAAAAGATATCCCTGCAAAAGTTGAAACAATCGAATACGATCCAAACCGTTCAGGATTTATTGCACTCATTTGTTTTGCAGATGGTGAGCGTCGATACATTCTTGCTCCACAATCAATGAAAGTTGGTTCAACATTTATTGCATCAGAAAAGGCACCGGTGACTCCTGGAAACCGACTTCCACTCGCAAAAATTCCTGTTGGTACCTTTGTGTACAACATTGAAGGAAAGCCAAACGATGGAGCAAAGATTGCACGAAGTGCCGGAGTATTTGCTGAAGTGATTGCGCACGACGGTGGCTACACACTTCTCAAAATGCCATCAACAGAAACTCGTAAAGTATCTGAATTGTCATGGGCATCAGTTGGAGAAGTTTCAAATCCAGAAAACAAGCTTGTAAACCTCGGAAAGGCAGGACGCAACCGTTGGCTCGGAAAGAAACCAAAGGTACGTGGAACAGCGATGAACCCAGTAGACCACCCACACGGAGGAGGAGAAGGCCGTCAAGGACGTGGACACCGCCGAGCACGCACACGACACGGAAAGAACGTCGGAAAGGGACACAAAACACGCAAGCCAAAGAAGTACTCAAACTTCCTCATCGTCACACGACGCAAGGTTGGAAAGAAAAAATAAGATACAGAGAAGCCCTGCCCTCGAAAGAGGGCGGGGCTTCTCTATATCTTCAATACAAAATATACAAAAACCGCCTGTTGGCGGTTTTTCTAATTGAATAAGTTAAAGGGCGGTCACTGTAGTGCCGCCCTTGTGTGGTGCCGAGGGTTAGGCGTCGGCGAACCCGACGTGCAGATCGTTGGCGTGTTCACCGCCTGCGAACTTCAGTTCGACGTACCGTCCCTTGACGGTTGCCGAGAGTGTCCCCTCGTCGATGTCGGTCACGTGACCGACGATGGAGGACGTTCCTGGGCCGTGTACACGGACCTGCCGCCCCTGACTGTGCGCCCGCTTCAAAACCTCAAACTTCTCGCACATGTGATTCTCCCTCATAATCCACTCGCAGTATTGCGAGACAGGATTTCTGCATACCTTCAAATCCCTTTAAAGAACACCCATTTCTGACTATACCCTATATATTAAAAAGAGCAAGTGTGCAGTAGGTTTTTCGCAAGCCTCGTATACAATGTCGCCAAAAAATGAGTTTGTTGAGTATTTGTAGATACAATCAAGGCGCCGCAGAGCGACGCCTTTGCTTTTGAGCCACGAAGGGCTCTCCTCTATTCAGTACTTCAGTTTTCAGTACTTCTTCTGGCTGATGGGGCGGTCTGGTTACCTGCTTGCCGGTGTCAATTCGATGCTGTGGAAATGGTAGAAATTGAAGAAATTTCTACCAATCTTCACTCCGACCGACCCGTCGTTGCAGCGGCAGATGATGCCGCACTTCTTCCGGTTACTTCTCCAGAAGATGCACCTGACCCGCCTACCAATTTCTGACTCCATCTGCCTTCTCCCTTTTAAGACCAGCGCGCCATTGCACCAGTCGATTTACCGTGGGAGGATACGTCTGAATGTCATTATATAATGTTCTAAGGAAACTGCAACTTTTTTGTTGAAAACCTCTACAAAAAAAGATGTTGAACTTGGGTAGGGTTTGGTTAGGTCCGCTCGGTTAATGAAAGGTTTGACATCTGCTCACTTTTTGCTATTATCTCCTGAGGCCACGAGGCCGATTTTTATTCAACATGACACGATCGCTCAAAAAAGGACCCTACCTCAACGTTCGCCTTATGGAGAAGGTTGCGAAACGAAAGGCCACAGACGGCCCTATTAAGACGTGGGCACGTCCAAGTGTGATTTCACCTGAAATGGTTGGGTACACATTTGCTGTTCACAACGGTAAAAACTTCATTGATGTGTTCGTTACAGAAGAAATGGTGGGTCACCGCCTCGGTGAATTTTCACCTTCAAAGACCTTTAAGCGTCACGGAGGACAAATGCAGAAAGCACTCGACTCTGCAAAGAAGGAGGCAGAAATTGCAGCAGCTAAATCAGCAAAAACTGCAGCTGATGCTACGGTAGCTAAGAAATAAGTATGAAAGCGTACCTCAAAAACTACCGCCAATCACCACGAAAGGTTCGCCTCGTTGCGAGTCTTGTAAAAGGTAAGACGGTTGCGCGTGCGCTCGTCCTTTTGAATGCTACACAGAAACGAGCAACAGGCCCTCTTGCAAAGATGATTAATTCTGCGGCTGCAAATGCAAAGACACACGGTGTTGCAGATACAGGAGCACTGGTGATTAAAGAATTTCGTGTTGATAAGGGTTTGACGATGCACCGAGCGCTCCCACGAGCACAAGGTCGTTCATCAAAGATTGATAAGCACTCAAGTAACATCATCCTCACTCTCGCAGTAGCTCCAAGTGAGAAGCCTAAAGCACAAAGTTCAAAGCTCAAAACGAATAAAGTCACAAAACCTAAAACACCAAAAACCAAACAATAATTTTTTGAGCTTTATATTTTAAATTTTGAATTTCATTTATCATTTATGACACATCGAGTACATCCATTTGCACACCGTCTTGGTATCTTGCGTGACTGGCAGTCACGATGGTTTGCTCGTGCAGGCGAGTATCAAGCATTTCTCCGAACCGATGTGTTGCTTCGTCGCAAAATCGCACAGCTTACTCGAATGATGTATGTGAGTGGTGTAGATATCGAACGACGTAACTCACAGTTGCGTATCGTCATCAAAACATCCCGTCCTGGTCTTATTATTGGACGTTCTGGTGAGGGTATCGCAAAGCTTAAGAAAGAGTTGGATGCGTTTGTGGTAAAGAATAAGCTTGCAAGCGCAGACACACTTAAGTTGGAAGTTGAAGAAATCAAATCTCCTGAATCACAGGCAGCAATTGTTGCGGCGATGGCGGTTGAGGGTATTGAAAAACGAACCCCATTCCGTCGTGTGTTGAAGCAGACTGTTGAAAAGGTTATGGCAAATCGCGATGTACAAGGAGTTCGTATCCATCTTTCAGGGCGCCTTGGTGGTGCTGACATGGCACGACGTGAACAAATTAAGCGTGGGCGTATTCCCCTTCAGACATTCCGTGCGGATATTGATTACGCGCATGATGAGGCACACATTCCACAGGGTCAGATTGGTATTCGTGTGTGGATTTACCGTGGGGATATCTTCGAGAAGAAATAAACCAATACCTATATGTTGTTTCCTAAGAAAGTAAAATACAGAAAGTGGCAGACAAAGCGCCAAAATCCAAAAAAGGCGATTACTGCAACACGTGGATCAACGCTTGCGTTTGGTTCGTTTGGTCTCAAGGCCATGTCACCATCACGTGTGACATCAAATCAGATTGAAGCATCCCGCCGTGTGATGCGACGCGCACTTGGTAAGAATGGAAACATTTGGACTCGCGTATTTCCTGATCGTCCGTACACAGCAAAAGGTGCTGAGGTAGGTATGGGTAAAGGAAAAGGAGATCCAAAAGGATTCGTTGTTGAGGTATTCCAAGGACGAGTATTGTTTGAAGTAGACGGTGTATCAGAGGCAATTGCACGAGAAGTATTGCGCAAAGGTGGTGCAAAAATGCCTGTGAAGACAAAGGTTGTTACACGAAGCCGTTAGTTGCAGAAATAGTGTGAAGACTGTAGTATACGCGAACATGACAAAAATACTCGATATACAAAAGAAAAGCGACCACGAACTGATGGCTTTTGTAGCAGAAAAGAGGGAAGCGCTTCGACAAGATCGATTTGCCCTCTCAGGAAGTAAGGGTCGTGATGTAAAGAAGATGCGAGAGAGTAAAAAAGATGTTGCACGCGCTCTCACAGCACTCGCACAGAGAAACAAATAGTATGGAAACAAAAGATACAAAACAAAAAACACTTGTCGGCACTGTGGTGTCAGACAAAATGAAAGACACAATTGTGGTGCTTGTTGAGCGTTACGTCAAAGACGAGAAGTATCAGAAGTACGTTGTAAAGCACAAAAAATTTAAGGCACACGATGCCGGTAATACAAAAAAGATTGGTGACAAGGTAACGATTGTTGCAACACGACCAATTTCAAAAGATAAGCACTTTCGAGTTGCATAATACATTTATATGATTCAACCACGTTCAATTGTTGTGATAGCTGATAACTCCGGAGGAACTCTCGGACGTGTGTTCAAAGTGCTCGGTGGTTCAAAGCGTCGCTATGCCGAAATCGGCGACAAGGTAGTTATTTCAATTCAAGTTGCACAACCTCGTAAGACAACAAAGAAGAAAGACGTGGTACACGCGGTAGTTGTTCGTCAAACAAAGGCGTTTCGTCGTAAAGATGGTTCATACGTTCGTTTTGATGAAAACGCAGTAGTGCTTGTTGATAAGGTAAAACCAGAGCCAAAGGCAAACCGTATCTTTGGTCCAGTGCCACGCGAACTTGCTGATCACGGTTTTCAAAAGATTGTTTCAATGGCACCAGAAGTGGTATAGATATAAGAATAAGCACAAAGTACAAAGCACAAAATCCAAAAAATTAAAAAATACCAAATCAAAAATTTTGAGCTTTGAAATTTGAACTTTGGATTTATCATCATCATTATGCACGTTAAAAAAGGAGACAAAATCACCGTACTAACCGGAAAAGACAAAGGAGCCTCAGGCACGATTCTTAAGGCGTTGCCAAAGAAGGATATGGTTATTGTTGAGGGTGTAAACAAAGCAAAACGACACCAGAAAGCACGAAAAGGTAACCAGAAAGGTCAAATTCTTGAGAAGTCTATGCCAATTCACGTGTCGAACGTAAAGAAGGTAAAAGCATAAAGCTCAAAGCACAAAATCCAAAAAAATTAAAAAATACCAAATCAAAAATTTTGAGCTTTGAAATTTGAACTTTGGATTTATACATATCATGATTACGGTAAAAGAAAAACAGAATAAGGCATTTGAAGCCCTCAAGGAAACACTCGGTGTTAAAAACCGCATGGCTATTCCACGTGTTACGAAGGTTATTGTGTCTGTTGGTACAGGTTCAGCAAAGGATAAGAACAAGATTGAGGTTATCCAGGATCGTTTGATGAAAATTACTGGGCAGAAACCAGCTGGACGTGTTGCAAAGAAATCAATTGCATCATTTAAACTTCGAGAAGGACAGGTGATTGGCTATCAGATTACACTTCGTGGTGATCGTATGTACGATTTTCTTGATCGACTCATCAACATTGCTTTTCCTCGTACGCGTGACTTCCGTGGTATTGAACGAGACTCCATTGATCCTATGGGAAACATAACTATTGGTATCAAAGAACACAGTATTTTTCCTGAAACAGCCGACGAAGAAATTCGAGATGTGTTCGGCCTTGCTGTAAGTATCGTAACAACAGCAAAGAATAAGGAAACAGCGGAGAAATTCCTTGAATACATCGGCATTCCATTTAAGAAAGCAGGGGAAGTAAAAACAAAGAAGAAAAAATAAGAGACAGAAAAGCCCCGCCCGGCAAAGAGGGTGGGGTTTTTCCTTTTCTATTGCACAAAAAGCCGGGTTCTGGTAGTATACGTGGGCTTAACTTTGAGTTGAGCTTGTCCTCTTAGAGCCAATAGGCACCGGAGGAGACCATCGCCTCGTTATCTGTCAGCCGGTCAATTCGCAAGAATTGGTCCATGGACACATCGAGAGGCAGCATTTTTTTTGGAAAAAATATATGGCACGAAAAGCAATTATTGCACGAGACAAAAAAAGAGTAGCGATGCGAGTGAAGTCAGCTCCCAAGCGAGCAGCGCTCAAGGAAGCCCACGATTACGAGGGTCTTCAGGTATTGCGCAAAAATGCATCACCGGTTCGCACAAAGAATCGTTGTTTTAAATGCGGTCGCCCACGAGGATATATGCGCGAATTCGGCCTCTGCCGTATTTGTTTCCGTGAACTCGCAAACAAGGGAATGATTCCAGGTGTTAAGAAGGCAAGTTGGTAATAGAGTAAGCACAAAGCTCAAAGCACAAAATCCAAAAATATTAATCTAACTTTTTTGAACTTTGAATTTTGAACTTTGAATTTGAAATTATGATAACCGATCCTCTCGCAAACTTCATAACAGCACTTCAAAACGCAGCAAAAGCTGGTGTTGAAACCGTTGTGGTACCTCATTCACGCCTCAAGGATTCCGTTGCAACTATTTTGAAAAAGGAAGGATATCTTTCAAGTGTTGAACGTAAGGGTAAAAAGACAAGTAAGATTGAGGTAACGCTTGCATATGACAATGGTGAAGCACACGTTCATGGTGTAAAGCGCATTTCAAAACCATCTCGTCGTATGTATCTTGGAGTTTCTGAGATTTACGGAGTGAAGAATGGATACGGACATCTCGTTCTCTCAACGCCAGAAGGTATTATGACTGGTCAGCAAGCAAAGAAAGCAAAGGTTGGAGGAGAAGTCCTTTTTGAGATTTGGTAAAAGATAATAAAAGCATAAAACACAAAGCACAAAATCCAAAAATAAAATCTAAATCTAATTTTTTGAACTTTGAATTTTAGATTTTGAACTTACACCATCATTTATGTCCCGCATCGGAAAACAACACATCACACTACCACCGAAGACAGAACTCACTGTTGTGAATGGCGACGTGGTTGTAAAAGGTCCTCTCGGTGAACTTCGCCGATCATTTAAGACTGATATTTCTATTTCAGTTGTTGATGGTGTTGTGACACTCGTGCCAAAAGAAAATCCAGAAGAGCACTCAGCATTGTGGGGAACATACGCATCACACATCAAGAACATGGTTGCAGGTGTTAACAAACCATACGAAAAGAAACTCATTCTCGATGGGGTTGGATATCGTTCTGAAGTAAAAGGAAAGGAGCTTGTTATGCAACTCGGTTTTTCTCACCCGGTTGTGCTCCAGATTCCTGATGGCATTACGCTTTCAGTTGAGAAGAACACCATGACAATGTCTGCAATTGATAAAGAAGTTCTTGGACAGTTTGCCGCAACTGTGCGTGCACAGAAGCCACCAGAGCCATACAAAGGAAAGGGGTTCCGATACTCAGATGAAGTGATTCGTCGCAAGGAAGGAAAGAGGGCGGCGTAGGGTAGAGATTAGAGACTAGATACTGAAGATTAGAAAAAATATGAAAGTAACATCAAAAAAAGAAAAACGAGTTCGCCGACAAGGACGCATCCGCGCGAAGATTTCTGGTACGGAAACGCGACCACGTTTGGCTGTGTTTAAATCAAACCGATTTACCACACTTCAAGTTATTGATGATACGAAAGGGATGACGCTTGTTGCAGGTACAACGAAGGGTATGAAGAAGGGAACTGCAAAAGAAAAAGCAGCTGAACTCGGAGAGACTGTTGCAAAGGCCGCTCTCGCAAAAAAGATTACGACAGTTGTCTTTGATCGAGGGGGATTTGCATACACAGGTGTTATTCAAGAGGTTGCGGACGGTGCGCGTAAGGGGGGGCTAACATTCTAAGAAGAAGTACGGAACAATATCAAATTTCAAATAGCAAATAACCAAACTAAAACTAACCACTAACGTCTCACTTCCAATTTCCAACATTTATTATTTATGACCGACGACATTCGCACAACAGAAAATGAGGTTGATATTACAGATGCTGAAACTGTGGAAGAAATTGCTACAGCAGAAGCTATTGTTGCTCCACGTAGTACTGGCCCTGTAAGTGCGTCACGCGAAGATCGACGCATGCAGAAAAACTCTCGCCGTTCACCACGTACTCGTGCGCCACGTATTAAACCTGAATTTGATCAACGTATTATTGATATCCGTCGTGTGACTCGTGTGGTTGCTGGAGGACGTCGCTTCAGTTTCAGTGTATGTGTTGTTGCAGGTAACCGCCGTGGTTCGGTTGGTGTAGGTACAGGAAAAGCGGGCGATACAGCAGTTGCTGTAGAAAAGGCATACCGAAGCGCTCTCAAAAACAAAATCATCATTTCACAAACAGAAGATGGTTCAATTCCACACGAAGTACAAGTGAAGTACTCAAGTGGTATTGTGAAGCTCTATCCTGCTCCAGGACGCGGTATTATTGCTGGAGGTGCAGTACGTGACGTGCTCGAACTCGCAGGGGTACGCGGTGTTGGTGCAAAAATTCTTTCACGCAGTAAGAACAAGCTCAATAACGCGGCGGCAACAATCAAGGCGCTCTCGCAACTCACAAAGAA encodes the following:
- a CDS encoding 50S ribosomal protein L18 gives rise to the protein MKVTSKKEKRVRRQGRIRAKISGTETRPRLAVFKSNRFTTLQVIDDTKGMTLVAGTTKGMKKGTAKEKAAELGETVAKAALAKKITTVVFDRGGFAYTGVIQEVADGARKGGLTF
- a CDS encoding 50S ribosomal protein L23; protein product: MLFRKKDNSSGAKAKTAMFARKAISDTTHMKEEAHDDAPKKVVAVEKKQSDKKIKQTIASGKVGAGILTRPRITEKATSVSQNNVYVFDVAPHANKKLIAAAVKDVYGITPTHVRVTKIATKVKMTRRGKATTVGGGKKAYVFLKKGDTIEIV
- the rplB gene encoding 50S ribosomal protein L2; this encodes MKHYKPTSAGRRGMTGIDYRKVLTAGKPHKALTKGFRRSFGHNAFGRRTTISIGGGHKRAFRDVDFRYNKKDIPAKVETIEYDPNRSGFIALICFADGERRYILAPQSMKVGSTFIASEKAPVTPGNRLPLAKIPVGTFVYNIEGKPNDGAKIARSAGVFAEVIAHDGGYTLLKMPSTETRKVSELSWASVGEVSNPENKLVNLGKAGRNRWLGKKPKVRGTAMNPVDHPHGGGEGRQGRGHRRARTRHGKNVGKGHKTRKPKKYSNFLIVTRRKVGKKK
- the rplP gene encoding 50S ribosomal protein L16; translated protein: MLFPKKVKYRKWQTKRQNPKKAITATRGSTLAFGSFGLKAMSPSRVTSNQIEASRRVMRRALGKNGNIWTRVFPDRPYTAKGAEVGMGKGKGDPKGFVVEVFQGRVLFEVDGVSEAIAREVLRKGGAKMPVKTKVVTRSR
- the rpsS gene encoding 30S ribosomal protein S19, with the translated sequence MTRSLKKGPYLNVRLMEKVAKRKATDGPIKTWARPSVISPEMVGYTFAVHNGKNFIDVFVTEEMVGHRLGEFSPSKTFKRHGGQMQKALDSAKKEAEIAAAKSAKTAADATVAKK
- the rplN gene encoding 50S ribosomal protein L14; translation: MIQPRSIVVIADNSGGTLGRVFKVLGGSKRRYAEIGDKVVISIQVAQPRKTTKKKDVVHAVVVRQTKAFRRKDGSYVRFDENAVVLVDKVKPEPKANRIFGPVPRELADHGFQKIVSMAPEVV
- the rplD gene encoding 50S ribosomal protein L4, translated to MEKKPAQKKTLKEKKVVPAKDLKAPIFDIKGKEVDSIALPTEIFGVKWNADLVHQVVLGMQNNARAGRAGAHTKNRGEVRGGGRKPWRQKGTGRARHGSVRSPLWKGGGVTHGPRSDKDYSVTIPKKMRASALFSVLSRKLKDKEILFVDAIAFTAPKTADAKNILGTFSKIAGFEKMVGKKQNAALILTTTADEAVKKSFRNLGNVAVEEVRNLNALDAMTYTYLVVVNPTGAIATITAKRG
- a CDS encoding 30S ribosomal protein S5, producing the protein MQKNSRRSPRTRAPRIKPEFDQRIIDIRRVTRVVAGGRRFSFSVCVVAGNRRGSVGVGTGKAGDTAVAVEKAYRSALKNKIIISQTEDGSIPHEVQVKYSSGIVKLYPAPGRGIIAGGAVRDVLELAGVRGVGAKILSRSKNKLNNAAATIKALSQLTKNIKTHNIQKHETRSTKHEAN
- the rplE gene encoding 50S ribosomal protein L5, which encodes MITVKEKQNKAFEALKETLGVKNRMAIPRVTKVIVSVGTGSAKDKNKIEVIQDRLMKITGQKPAGRVAKKSIASFKLREGQVIGYQITLRGDRMYDFLDRLINIAFPRTRDFRGIERDSIDPMGNITIGIKEHSIFPETADEEIRDVFGLAVSIVTTAKNKETAEKFLEYIGIPFKKAGEVKTKKKK
- the rpsC gene encoding 30S ribosomal protein S3, with protein sequence MTHRVHPFAHRLGILRDWQSRWFARAGEYQAFLRTDVLLRRKIAQLTRMMYVSGVDIERRNSQLRIVIKTSRPGLIIGRSGEGIAKLKKELDAFVVKNKLASADTLKLEVEEIKSPESQAAIVAAMAVEGIEKRTPFRRVLKQTVEKVMANRDVQGVRIHLSGRLGGADMARREQIKRGRIPLQTFRADIDYAHDEAHIPQGQIGIRVWIYRGDIFEKK
- the rpsQ gene encoding 30S ribosomal protein S17; this encodes METKDTKQKTLVGTVVSDKMKDTIVVLVERYVKDEKYQKYVVKHKKFKAHDAGNTKKIGDKVTIVATRPISKDKHFRVA
- a CDS encoding 50S ribosomal protein L24, encoding MHVKKGDKITVLTGKDKGASGTILKALPKKDMVIVEGVNKAKRHQKARKGNQKGQILEKSMPIHVSNVKKVKA
- the rpmC gene encoding 50S ribosomal protein L29 → MTKILDIQKKSDHELMAFVAEKREALRQDRFALSGSKGRDVKKMRESKKDVARALTALAQRNK
- the rpsN gene encoding 30S ribosomal protein S14, whose product is MARKAIIARDKKRVAMRVKSAPKRAALKEAHDYEGLQVLRKNASPVRTKNRCFKCGRPRGYMREFGLCRICFRELANKGMIPGVKKASW
- the rplF gene encoding 50S ribosomal protein L6, with product MSRIGKQHITLPPKTELTVVNGDVVVKGPLGELRRSFKTDISISVVDGVVTLVPKENPEEHSALWGTYASHIKNMVAGVNKPYEKKLILDGVGYRSEVKGKELVMQLGFSHPVVLQIPDGITLSVEKNTMTMSAIDKEVLGQFAATVRAQKPPEPYKGKGFRYSDEVIRRKEGKRAA
- the rplV gene encoding 50S ribosomal protein L22: MKAYLKNYRQSPRKVRLVASLVKGKTVARALVLLNATQKRATGPLAKMINSAAANAKTHGVADTGALVIKEFRVDKGLTMHRALPRAQGRSSKIDKHSSNIILTLAVAPSEKPKAQSSKLKTNKVTKPKTPKTKQ
- the rpsH gene encoding 30S ribosomal protein S8; this encodes MNFEFEIMITDPLANFITALQNAAKAGVETVVVPHSRLKDSVATILKKEGYLSSVERKGKKTSKIEVTLAYDNGEAHVHGVKRISKPSRRMYLGVSEIYGVKNGYGHLVLSTPEGIMTGQQAKKAKVGGEVLFEIW